One genomic region from bacterium encodes:
- a CDS encoding Jag N-terminal domain-containing protein, producing the protein MSDSIQTTGKTVNDAVSEALLQLGLRRDEVEIKVLEEPKSGLLGFIGSRPAKVLVRKKPERKRGERNRGRGSRDENRAISLGSGNGDGGKRGRRRNERDDDDRQESKGRRDGGRDGGRSRDDQDGERDENRRSRRGRRGG; encoded by the coding sequence ATGAGCGATTCGATCCAAACCACAGGCAAGACCGTGAACGACGCGGTCTCCGAGGCGCTGCTCCAGTTGGGGCTGCGTCGCGACGAAGTCGAGATCAAGGTGCTCGAGGAGCCGAAGTCCGGCCTCCTCGGCTTCATCGGCAGCCGCCCGGCCAAGGTGCTGGTGCGGAAGAAGCCCGAGCGCAAGCGCGGGGAGCGCAACCGGGGTCGCGGCAGCCGCGACGAGAACCGGGCCATCTCCCTCGGCTCGGGCAACGGCGACGGCGGCAAGCGCGGCCGGCGGCGCAACGAGCGCGACGACGACGACCGGCAGGAGAGCAAGGGTCGCCGCGACGGCGGTCGCGACGGCGGCCGCAGCCGGGACGACCAGGACGGCGAGCGCGACGAGAACCGCCGCAGCCGGCGGGGCCGCCGAGGCGG